The Campylobacter hyointestinalis subsp. hyointestinalis nucleotide sequence TAACAACATTTTCAAGGTATTCTGGAGAGTAAGGTTTTGTTATATACTCAGTCATACCAACTTCTACACCTCTTAAGCGATCGCTCTTACTGGTTCTACTAGTAACTGCTATGAGAGGTAAATTCCTATATTTAGAGTATTTTCTGATCTCTCCAGCTAGTGTATATCCGTCCATTCTTGGCATTTCTATATCTATTAAGATAGCATCAAGCGCATGCTCGCCTGATTTTACTAAATTTAACGCTTCAACGCCGTTTGTCGCCTCTATAACCGTTATGCCTAGTGGTTCTAATGATTTTTGCATTATAGTTCTATCCATTTTCGAGTCATCAACTATAAGAACTTTATAATCACTAGGTTTTTCTTTCGTCACAGCTTTAACAGTGGATTCTATGCTGGCTCTTATATCTATCTTGATCTCTTTTGCCATATCCATTATCATACCGACATCTACTATAAGCGTTACTTTACCATCTCCTCTTATCGTACCACCGGCTATTCCTCTAATGTTTTGCAAATAATTTCCAAGCGATTTGATAACTATCTCTTCTTGACCTATCAAGTGATCAACGATGATACCTAGCTTACTTTCAGCTACATTTATAACTACTACGTAAGTTTGATCTCCACTTTCAAATACCTGCTTTACGCCAAACAGATCGCTAAGCCTAACAAGACTAAGCACCTCATCTCTAAGGCGAAGAACGTTTTTACCTTCTATAGTGTAGATGTCTTCTACAGGTACTCTGACTGTCTCTTTGACGCTTGCTAAAGGAATAGCGTAAAACTCTTCTTGCGAACCTACTAGAAGCGATTGTATGATGGCTAGAGTTAGAGGTATTTTTAGTTTGATTATAGTACCACGTCCTGGCTCGCTATCTATATCTATAATACCATTTAGCTTGTCGATATTTGTTTTAACAACGTCCATTCCGACGCCACGTCCGCTTACGTTTGTAACTTTTTTAGCCATAGAAAATCCAGGTTTAAATACAAGAGCATAAGCCTCTTTATCACTCATAGCATCTGCTTCTCTCTCAGTGATGATACCACGCTCTACAGCTTTAGCTTTTACAGCTATAGGGTCTATTCCCTTACCATCATCGACTATTTCTATGACTATGTGATTTCCCTCATTATAAGCTTTTAGCTGGATGGTGCCTTTTTCTGGTTTGCCAACTTTAATCCTATCTTTTGGCTCTTCGACGCCGTGGTCGCAAGAATTTCTAATGATATGAACTAATGGATCGCCTATCTCTTCAACGATGGACTTGTCAAGCTCAGTCTCTTCACCACTGATCTCTAGATCTATCTGCTTGCCTAGCTCACGGCTAAGGTCTCTTACCATTCTTGGGAATTTGTTAAACACTTTAGCTATCGGAAGCATCCTTGTTTTCATAACAGCAAGCTGTATATCTGTGGTAACTAGACTTAAGCTTGAAACAACTTGATTTAACTCTTCGAGGAATTTTTCACCCTCATATCTCTCTTCTACATCATCATATATCTTAAGAAGTCTATTTTTACCTAAAACAAGCTCACCGATCAAGTTCATAAGATTATCGAGTCTTTTTACCTCAACACGTATGGTTTGCTCCATCGCCGCGCCCCCGCTTTGAGCTACTTGATTAGCAGCCGGTTTTTCTTTTGGGGACGGTGCTGGTTCAGGTTTTTTGATATCAGGCTCTGGTTTTGTCTCTTGTTTTGGAGCTTCGTTTTTCTTATTTTCTTTTCTCGCTTTATCTTCGGCTTTTCTAACTTTTAAAAGTCTTTCTATCTCTGCTTCTACTTCTGCTTCGCTAAGATTATTCACGTTTATATCTTCATCGTTAGATTCTGGCGCTTCTTGCGATACTTCCTCACTTACTTGCTCTTGTTCGCTTTGTTTTGCTTGTTCAGTAGGCAAATCTTCACCTTCACTTATCGCAGTAAGTCTTGTGCAAATATCGCTGATATCGATACCAGCACTCGCATCGCTGCCATTGTCTCTGATGCTTTTTAATAGAGCTTTCATCATATCTACAGATTCAAGTACAACATCCATGATATCAGGAGTTATCTTTAAGTCTCCATGGCGTGCTTTATTTAAAACGTCTTCCATATGATGAGTAAGTTTTGTGAGTATATCAAAATTTAAAAAAGATGAACTCCCTTTAACAGTATGCGCAACACGGAATATACGATTTAAAAGCTCCAAATCTTCCGGATTTGCTTCAAGTTCTACTAGATCGTGATCAATCTGTTCAATAAGTTCAAACGCTTCAACTAAAAAGTCTTCGAGTATTTCTTGCATATCGTCCATAAATCACCTCTTATCTAAATATTTTTTATGAGCATCTATCACTTTTATGACCTCTTTGTAAAGCTGAGTAGCGTTAAATTTAGTCAAGTATCCATCAGCTCCAGCCTCTTTTCCGTGCATTTCACTAAATTCATTGCTAAGAGACGAGTTGAAAATAATAGGAATATTTGCAAATCTCTTGTCTTCTTTCAAGCTAGCTGCAAAGTGAAAACCGTCCATCTGAGGCATCTCGATATCACTTATGATAACTCTTAAGTTTTGCTCTAGATCTTCTTTATAAAGAGCGTAAAGATCATTTATCTTTTCTAGCCCCTCTGCTCCGTCTTTTGCTTCAACAACCCTAAGTCCCATTTTCGTAAGAGCATCACCGACCAAACGTCTTGCAGTAAGACTATCATCTAACACCAAAGCCATACCGCTAAGTTGAGTCATCTCATCTACTTCCATCTCGATCTTTGGCTGATAAATTCCAAGTTCTTCAACTATGCTTTCTAAATCCAAGATCAAAAGAACTTCATCATTTTCTATCCTAGTTACGCCGGTTATCTTTGATTTATCAAGAGTACCATTTCCGACGCCGCCGCTAAAATTTGCCGGTTCGATATCTTTCCAGTTTATACGACGAATTCTTTTTGCTTCATGGACGATAAATCCTATAAATATATCGCTAAACTCAGCGATGATAACACGAGGTTTTAATATACTATCTTTTGGCTCGATTATATTCATCCATTTTGCTAAATTTATAACAGGGATAACCACACCGCGAAGATCAAAAATACCTTCTATATAGTCTGGGACTCCCGGAAGTTCGGTAAGATTTGGCATTTTGATGATTTCTTTAACTTTGGCAACATTTACTCCGTAAATTCCTTCATAAACTCTATCTTCGCCTTGTTTAAATATACGAAAATCAACAAGCTCCATCTCATTCGAACCCGTTTTAAGAATATTATCATCAAACATTTGGGCTCCTTAAGATTTGAAATTTCATTTCATCTGTGTATTCTACTATAAAATACCTTTGTTCACACGCAAAACAAGGTAAATTTATATAAATTTTATCATCAAACCGTAAATTTACACCTTGATGATAGTGTCCTTCGATGATTTTTGGAGTTTGGTAGTTATAAATCTTAGCTCCAATAACAAACTCAAAATCAACTATTTTATAATCAAGTCGCTTTATAGCTTGAGCTGCTAAAATCAGCTTTGATATCTTAAATTTAAAAAATCTATCTATGAGATCCATTATCCATAAAAATGATTTATTTCTCAAAAATCTAAGAGCCAAGCTCTCAAACGGCTTTAAAAAAATATCGCCGTGTGCTAAACTGACTTTTTGTCCAAATTTATCTGTAAAAATTTGAGGCTGAGCATAAATGTTAAACACTTCTATGTTTGGGAAAATTTCAGCAAGATTATAATCATGATTTCCCTCGAAATAATAAATTTTCATCTCTTTACTAAGTTCGTTTAAAAGCTCAATTTGGTCTTTAAAAAACTCTTTAGAATAAGTCGTATTTGAGAGATAATCAAACATATCTCCCATTATAAAAAGCTGTGGCGGCGTAGAGATGGCTCCATTTTTTAAAGATTTTAGAAAATTTAAAAAACCTTTTTTGTTTGCATTATCATGAGCATCGGCTATAAACAAAGCGCCGTCTAGAATTTCTCTCATATAGAGTCGCCGACTAAAGGAAGCCCTAAGCTTTCATCAAAACCAAACATCAAATTTGCATTTGCTAAGGCCTGAGATGAAGCGCCACGAAGAAGATTATCTATGCCACTATTTATCCAAATCTTACCATCATTATTTATCGCAAAAATATCACAAAAATGTGTTCCGGCGACATCTTTGATACTAACAGGCTCACGCCTAATGCGTATAAACTTCTCATTTTTATAAAAATCTCTTAAAATCTGAAGTGGATCAATACCCTTAAACTCATCTTTAAGAACCAAAAAACTACTCACTAACATTCCACGAGTAAGCGGTACTAAATGCGGCACGAACATTACATCAATATCATCTTTTAAACAGTCTTTGCGATTTTTATTTAAGTGCTCTTTTATCTCGCCCTCATGACGATGCGTAAGAGGACTATAAGCATTTACGTTTTCATTTACGCTTACAAAATGGCTAGTTTGTTTTAAGCTTTTTCCAGCACCGCTAAGACCGCTTTTTGCATCTATCATTACACCAAATTTAGGCTCTAACATATCTGCAAACGGTAGTAAAGCTAAAAGTGAGCAAGTAGGATAACATCCCGGATTTGCTATCAAATTTGCGGTTTTTATCTTATTTCTATTTATCTCTACTAGTCCATAAACAGCATCTTTTAATCCATCTTTATCTAAATGAGGACAATAATTTCTCTCATAATTTTCTAAACTCACTCGGTAATCAGCAGAAAGATCGACTATCTTTACGCCTGAGCCTCTCAACTCTTTAGCCACTTTCATACCTTCAGTATGAGGAAGCGCTAAAAATAGAAGTTTGCAACGCTTTTTTGCTTCATTTGTATCTGCGACTTCAACTTTTAAATTTAGTACATTTTTAAGACTTG carries:
- a CDS encoding hybrid sensor histidine kinase/response regulator, producing MDDMQEILEDFLVEAFELIEQIDHDLVELEANPEDLELLNRIFRVAHTVKGSSSFLNFDILTKLTHHMEDVLNKARHGDLKITPDIMDVVLESVDMMKALLKSIRDNGSDASAGIDISDICTRLTAISEGEDLPTEQAKQSEQEQVSEEVSQEAPESNDEDINVNNLSEAEVEAEIERLLKVRKAEDKARKENKKNEAPKQETKPEPDIKKPEPAPSPKEKPAANQVAQSGGAAMEQTIRVEVKRLDNLMNLIGELVLGKNRLLKIYDDVEERYEGEKFLEELNQVVSSLSLVTTDIQLAVMKTRMLPIAKVFNKFPRMVRDLSRELGKQIDLEISGEETELDKSIVEEIGDPLVHIIRNSCDHGVEEPKDRIKVGKPEKGTIQLKAYNEGNHIVIEIVDDGKGIDPIAVKAKAVERGIITEREADAMSDKEAYALVFKPGFSMAKKVTNVSGRGVGMDVVKTNIDKLNGIIDIDSEPGRGTIIKLKIPLTLAIIQSLLVGSQEEFYAIPLASVKETVRVPVEDIYTIEGKNVLRLRDEVLSLVRLSDLFGVKQVFESGDQTYVVVINVAESKLGIIVDHLIGQEEIVIKSLGNYLQNIRGIAGGTIRGDGKVTLIVDVGMIMDMAKEIKIDIRASIESTVKAVTKEKPSDYKVLIVDDSKMDRTIMQKSLEPLGITVIEATNGVEALNLVKSGEHALDAILIDIEMPRMDGYTLAGEIRKYSKYRNLPLIAVTSRTSKSDRLRGVEVGMTEYITKPYSPEYLENVVRKNIKLM
- a CDS encoding chemotaxis protein encodes the protein MFDDNILKTGSNEMELVDFRIFKQGEDRVYEGIYGVNVAKVKEIIKMPNLTELPGVPDYIEGIFDLRGVVIPVINLAKWMNIIEPKDSILKPRVIIAEFSDIFIGFIVHEAKRIRRINWKDIEPANFSGGVGNGTLDKSKITGVTRIENDEVLLILDLESIVEELGIYQPKIEMEVDEMTQLSGMALVLDDSLTARRLVGDALTKMGLRVVEAKDGAEGLEKINDLYALYKEDLEQNLRVIISDIEMPQMDGFHFAASLKEDKRFANIPIIFNSSLSNEFSEMHGKEAGADGYLTKFNATQLYKEVIKVIDAHKKYLDKR
- a CDS encoding UDP-2,3-diacylglucosamine diphosphatase, yielding MREILDGALFIADAHDNANKKGFLNFLKSLKNGAISTPPQLFIMGDMFDYLSNTTYSKEFFKDQIELLNELSKEMKIYYFEGNHDYNLAEIFPNIEVFNIYAQPQIFTDKFGQKVSLAHGDIFLKPFESLALRFLRNKSFLWIMDLIDRFFKFKISKLILAAQAIKRLDYKIVDFEFVIGAKIYNYQTPKIIEGHYHQGVNLRFDDKIYINLPCFACEQRYFIVEYTDEMKFQILRSPNV
- the argC gene encoding N-acetyl-gamma-glutamyl-phosphate reductase — translated: MKISVGIIGISGYTGLELVKLLINHPNFELCYAGATSQNELEDIFPSLKNVLNLKVEVADTNEAKKRCKLLFLALPHTEGMKVAKELRGSGVKIVDLSADYRVSLENYERNYCPHLDKDGLKDAVYGLVEINRNKIKTANLIANPGCYPTCSLLALLPFADMLEPKFGVMIDAKSGLSGAGKSLKQTSHFVSVNENVNAYSPLTHRHEGEIKEHLNKNRKDCLKDDIDVMFVPHLVPLTRGMLVSSFLVLKDEFKGIDPLQILRDFYKNEKFIRIRREPVSIKDVAGTHFCDIFAINNDGKIWINSGIDNLLRGASSQALANANLMFGFDESLGLPLVGDSI